The nucleotide sequence AGTGAAGCAGCCAACAGAGTCGCCGACTTCTTGTCCACAACACTGATATCGTTTGGGCTGCCTATTGTTGTCGCCCGGAGCCTTGGGGGCGATGAAGGTCTTTCCCCAGTGGAACGTACATGTTCCACCAGAAGTGAGTGCGCCGTCTTCTTCACGTCTTCCAGGAAAGACCTGGAAGCGTTGTTGGCAACGGTCACATTTCTCCCATCCTGCGGCTGTTGCTACACCTTGTCTCCCCTTTTCAATATCAGCTTCTGAAGGTATACTAGCAACGTAACCATGATTTGTTAGCTTATCGATGGGAGTCAAAATGCGTTTCGTAAGCTCAACCTCCTGAGCAGGGGTCAGGCCGGTCTTGATTTCCGTGGGCTTCTCGTTGGGATCTTTTCCAGCTGCTTCgagttccttcttctttatttCGTCCTCTCTCTCGGTCTTCCACTGATCAACCTTCATTCGTTTGTGTTGCATGACTTTGTTTTTCATGACGTTAGAATACACAGCGGTCTTGTGGACGGCAACGTATTCCTCTTCGTCTAGAGTTCTGACGATAAGATCTTGATCTGATAGTAGaagtctcgtctcgtctttcTTGATCTTAGCTTTGAGTTCTTTGTTGAGACGGGTAAGTTCCTGGTGAAGCATTTTGACTAGTCTGAGACGGATGTCGTGAGCAGCAGGCAATCGTTTAAGGAGTCTCGGATTCAGTgtctcggccttcttgggctttgctGGTACAAGTTTCCGGGCAGAAGATGGATGTGATTCAATAGCAGAATGACTTGTTTTGGCAATCTTTGAAGAAGGTTTTGAAGTGTGATCTTGAGTGTCCATTTTCCGTTTCAGCGGTGGGGGAGAGACTGTTCGAGCTGCTgtttcaagcttcttggctaCAGGCTTTGGGATATCATCCGTTGGAACTCCACGAGATGTTCCAGAAGAGCTGGGTGCCCCATCCTGGGGGGTTTTAGGTGAAGGAGGCGGATGAAAGGGATCTGTCCTCACGCGCTTGCGTGGTACATCTTGGTTTGCTGCGGTGGTCTCATTGCTCGTGTCATCTGATGAGAGTCCTTGCGACGGCGGTTCATATTTCTCCTTTGGATGGTTGAATGGACAGAGGCTCGCTGCGCAATCATCGCCCTTGGGACAGGGGATGTGTTTAAATAAACTCATGGTGACGACACCTCAAAGTGACGTTGAGGGTTTCTCAATATGAGCTTTGTGCCGGAATTCGTGATCATGCGAGCTTCTAACGATACTAGCGAGATGGTTGAGCGTGAATGGATGAATCGTGGTTAGAGGTTGGAGCCAGGTTTAGGGTGGTTGTGCTTGGTGAGACGAAATAATAGAAGGTTATCCAC is from Fusarium musae strain F31 chromosome 4, whole genome shotgun sequence and encodes:
- a CDS encoding hypothetical protein (EggNog:ENOG41), which produces MSLFKHIPCPKGDDCAASLCPFNHPKEKYEPPSQGLSSDDTSNETTAANQDVPRKRVRTDPFHPPPSPKTPQDGAPSSSGTSRGVPTDDIPKPVAKKLETAARTVSPPPLKRKMDTQDHTSKPSSKIAKTSHSAIESHPSSARKLVPAKPKKAETLNPRLLKRLPAAHDIRLRLVKMLHQELTRLNKELKAKIKKDETRLLLSDQDLIVRTLDEEEYVAVHKTAVYSNVMKNKVMQHKRMKVDQWKTEREDEIKKKELEAAGKDPNEKPTEIKTGLTPAQEVELTKRILTPIDKLTNHGYVASIPSEADIEKGRQGVATAAGWEKCDRCQQRFQVFPGRREEDGALTSGGTCTFHWGKTFIAPKAPGDNNRQPKRYQCCGQEVGDSVGCFTRDHHVFKTSDPKRLASVLNFAETPENPIVPTDRAVAFDCEMGYTVYGMELIRLTATSWPTGEELLDVLVRPLGEILDLNSRYSGVWPDDLAQAESWTAGKSMKPTKSGDDDVSEDGELKHKKKQLKIVSSPEVARDLLFQLISPTTPLIGHGLENDLNSVRIVHPTLIDTVLLFPHKAGLPYRYSLKMLMDVHLNRKIQQETGPKMVGHDSAEDARAAGDLVRLKIRNEWMDMQREGWKLVDGNFVAPGKASGLTEAFIEA